One Desulfovibrionales bacterium genomic region harbors:
- a CDS encoding phosphoenolpyruvate carboxykinase — MNSFKLAAGQIYQKAKAEGRLIEGRSLEELKQLALRQEGVIQTQIGSVAADSEPMSRSAPHTRNSVDHQFGEEEEALARKAVEVLNKDRVISLDTIVGDGREGVTARFIVPEQYAQLAYGLKLLLDYPPARVVEEPTYTIIYFTDEAFESNKSKKLAEKDITVRLMMGEKRGDQVKICRNTIYLGEGKKGIFQFENWRVKAIDKTGIFLHTGARRDFLWIYDLETERPELQEVVTAVSGLTATGKTTTLCRKFGKLPRERSEMIGDDGGTMGFDASYAAFEVGGLYVKTEGLDESQPEILRAAQSRDAFLENVAISKYPYMPDFKDISKTGNGRAIVTRENLEIASKTLRADKIDYIIILTRNPLVNTICKLTPEQAAMQFIYGESIESTGGDPEQAGKFKRVCFLDPFIAGNRLEHAMIFNDIIKRNRIKCYLANTGTIGPHEQKVTLRQSLAAYNDLLRMQLRFSFEPDYLGYYFPIKCDRANLDQMNAYRLFEDKALLEKKLRHFLKGREEYLEEFEGKYGSIPENIRESLPYRYTELPKIERAEVE, encoded by the coding sequence ATGAACTCTTTCAAATTAGCAGCGGGGCAAATATACCAAAAGGCCAAGGCGGAGGGGCGTCTGATAGAGGGGCGCTCTTTAGAAGAACTAAAGCAACTGGCCTTACGGCAGGAGGGGGTCATACAGACACAGATCGGATCGGTAGCCGCAGATTCTGAACCGATGTCCAGATCCGCTCCCCATACCCGGAACAGTGTCGATCACCAGTTTGGCGAGGAAGAAGAGGCCCTGGCCCGCAAGGCCGTAGAGGTATTGAATAAGGATAGGGTTATTTCTCTTGATACCATTGTTGGCGATGGCCGTGAAGGTGTCACCGCCCGTTTTATAGTGCCGGAACAATATGCCCAGCTTGCTTATGGTCTTAAATTGCTTTTGGATTATCCCCCGGCCCGGGTGGTGGAAGAGCCGACCTATACCATTATATACTTTACGGACGAGGCCTTTGAATCCAACAAATCGAAGAAACTGGCAGAAAAGGATATCACGGTCCGCCTCATGATGGGTGAAAAAAGGGGTGACCAGGTCAAAATATGTCGCAATACCATTTATCTGGGCGAAGGTAAAAAAGGAATTTTTCAGTTTGAAAACTGGCGGGTCAAGGCGATCGACAAGACCGGGATTTTCCTGCATACCGGAGCCAGGCGGGACTTTTTATGGATATATGATTTGGAGACCGAGCGCCCGGAATTACAAGAGGTGGTTACCGCCGTTTCCGGTCTCACGGCCACCGGCAAGACCACTACGCTATGCCGGAAGTTCGGAAAACTGCCCAGAGAACGTTCCGAGATGATCGGTGATGACGGGGGCACAATGGGCTTTGATGCCAGTTACGCCGCCTTTGAGGTGGGCGGGCTCTATGTCAAGACCGAGGGGCTGGATGAAAGCCAGCCGGAGATATTGCGGGCGGCGCAATCACGAGATGCCTTTCTGGAAAATGTGGCCATCAGCAAGTATCCGTATATGCCTGACTTCAAAGATATTTCCAAGACGGGTAATGGACGGGCGATTGTCACCCGTGAGAACCTGGAGATAGCCAGTAAAACTCTAAGGGCCGACAAAATCGATTATATAATTATCCTGACACGGAATCCACTGGTGAACACTATTTGTAAGCTGACACCGGAGCAGGCCGCCATGCAATTTATTTATGGGGAATCGATAGAGAGCACCGGTGGGGATCCGGAGCAGGCGGGAAAGTTTAAGCGGGTGTGTTTCCTGGATCCGTTTATAGCGGGTAACCGGCTCGAACACGCCATGATTTTTAATGATATTATCAAGCGAAACCGCATTAAATGTTATCTGGCCAATACCGGGACCATTGGCCCCCACGAGCAAAAGGTGACACTGCGGCAATCCCTGGCCGCTTATAATGACCTATTGCGTATGCAACTGCGTTTCAGTTTTGAACCGGACTATCTGGGGTATTATTTCCCGATAAAGTGCGACCGTGCCAATCTGGATCAGATGAATGCCTACAGGCTATTTGAGGATAAGGCCCTGCTCGAGAAGAAGCTCAGGCATTTTTTAAAAGGGCGTGAGGAATACCTGGAAGAATTTGAAGGAAAGTATGGCAGCATCCCTGAGAACATAAGAGAATCCTTGCCCTACAGATATACGGAACTTCCAAAGATAGAACGGGCGGAAGTCGAGTAA
- a CDS encoding AI-2E family transporter, with translation MGNRFYFLTLVFFVLLLGFLSYRILEPFLFPIAWAVVFSVLFYPAYAFILRYIKSKSITSLIILVVILLIIIGPFSYLFFLLVKELGALTEYAESGKIEAIKDITGHPMIRVVIDKLASLFNIPENEINKAIMDNISRLGKELVGGITRGAGGLITITLDFILMAISIFFLLRDGPGFLEKLRDYIPFSEEQKNGLVKQIEDILISTMYGGVIVAIVQGTMGGIAFAALGISSPVMWGLAMAIASFVPLVGPFAIWAPAAVYLFIEGLIWKGIALALIGAFGISLVDNILKPLIIGKRTKMPFLPLFFSVLGGIKLFGLIGFIMGPLVLATFVSVIEIFRRIDTGADA, from the coding sequence ATGGGTAACAGGTTCTATTTTTTGACCCTGGTGTTTTTTGTATTGCTCCTGGGTTTCCTGAGTTATCGGATACTGGAGCCATTTCTTTTCCCCATAGCCTGGGCGGTTGTATTTTCCGTTTTGTTTTACCCGGCCTATGCCTTTATCCTCAGATATATAAAATCGAAGTCCATTACATCTCTCATCATCCTCGTTGTCATCCTGTTAATAATTATCGGCCCCTTCTCATACCTGTTTTTCTTGCTGGTAAAGGAACTGGGGGCCCTGACCGAGTATGCGGAAAGCGGAAAGATCGAGGCCATAAAAGACATAACCGGACATCCGATGATAAGGGTGGTGATAGATAAGCTGGCGTCCTTGTTTAACATCCCTGAGAATGAAATAAACAAGGCCATCATGGATAATATCTCGCGACTGGGTAAAGAGTTGGTGGGCGGAATCACCAGGGGAGCCGGCGGCCTCATAACTATCACCCTGGACTTTATCCTGATGGCCATCTCCATATTTTTCCTCTTGAGGGACGGACCGGGCTTTCTTGAAAAGCTCCGTGATTATATTCCTTTTTCTGAGGAACAGAAAAACGGGCTGGTCAAACAAATAGAGGATATTCTGATATCCACCATGTATGGAGGCGTAATTGTAGCCATAGTCCAGGGAACTATGGGCGGCATTGCCTTTGCCGCACTCGGTATATCCTCTCCGGTTATGTGGGGGTTGGCTATGGCTATTGCCTCCTTCGTTCCTTTGGTTGGTCCTTTTGCTATATGGGCTCCGGCCGCCGTTTATCTATTTATTGAAGGCCTGATATGGAAAGGGATAGCCCTGGCCCTTATCGGGGCCTTCGGAATCAGTCTGGTCGATAATATATTAAAACCCCTTATCATCGGTAAAAGGACAAAGATGCCCTTTCTTCCCCTTTTTTTCAGCGTCCTGGGCGGGATAAAACTGTTCGGCTTAATAGGGTTTATCATGGGGCCGCTGGTGCTGGCCACTTTTGTATCCGTTATTGAGATATTCAGGAGAATAGACACCGGCGCTGATGCTTAA
- a CDS encoding HAD-IIB family hydrolase, protein MSTSSPIQECNPTPDRRRYIIFTDLDGTLLDHDTYDYRDALEALDYIRHQRIPLILCSSKTRAEIEYYRKELGLEDPFIVENGAAIFIPKGILDTGDMAFVEYGDYKIIELGTQYSRIGDLFAAIKAETGLKLSGFSEMSVDQVVELTGLGRDMAALAQRRDYSEPFVFEDAPEGVLEEEARLADLERAAGKRGLKITRGGRFYHLIGDNDKGKAVQILKKLYETAGRALVSVGLGDSPNDFPMLENVEIPVLVRKKDGQYAPWSTEKKVIYAPDVGPRGWNRAVLDLVREGQGLRQTNR, encoded by the coding sequence ATGTCCACGTCATCCCCGATACAGGAGTGCAACCCTACACCTGATAGACGCCGGTATATTATCTTTACCGATCTTGACGGGACGCTTCTCGACCACGATACTTATGATTACCGGGATGCCCTTGAGGCCCTGGATTATATAAGGCATCAGAGAATCCCCCTTATCCTTTGCTCCAGCAAGACAAGAGCGGAGATCGAGTATTACAGGAAAGAACTGGGGTTGGAAGACCCCTTTATTGTGGAAAATGGCGCGGCCATCTTTATCCCGAAGGGAATCCTGGATACCGGGGATATGGCCTTTGTTGAATATGGAGATTATAAGATTATAGAATTAGGAACGCAGTATAGCAGAATTGGAGATCTTTTTGCCGCCATCAAGGCGGAAACAGGCCTTAAGCTTTCCGGATTTTCTGAGATGTCTGTGGATCAGGTGGTTGAACTTACCGGGCTGGGTAGAGATATGGCCGCCTTGGCGCAGCGGCGCGACTATTCCGAGCCGTTTGTTTTCGAAGATGCGCCGGAGGGCGTTTTAGAGGAGGAGGCCAGGCTTGCGGATTTAGAACGAGCGGCGGGAAAACGAGGACTTAAGATTACGAGGGGAGGGCGGTTTTATCATCTGATAGGCGACAATGATAAAGGCAAGGCCGTACAAATACTAAAGAAGTTATATGAAACAGCAGGCCGGGCGCTGGTCAGCGTTGGCCTCGGGGATAGCCCCAACGATTTCCCGATGCTGGAAAATGTGGAGATTCCGGTCCTGGTCAGGAAAAAGGACGGGCAATATGCCCCGTGGTCAACGGAAAAGAAGGTTATTTACGCGCCGGACGTGGGGCCAAGGGGATGGAACCGTGCCGTTCTGGATCTGGTAAGAGAAGGGCAAGGGTTACGTCAAACAAACCGCTAA
- a CDS encoding SH3 domain-containing protein yields MRRNILMLMVIAIFFSFTAASWAKMVSIKSDNARIRSGPGTRYSVLYEVFSGYPLKVLREKGKWARVVDFESDIGWVYRSLLSKTRTVIVSKKGDNINVRSGPGIRYKVKGQAEHGVVFRLLKKKGGWVKVRHDNGLTGWIHGKLLWGD; encoded by the coding sequence ATGAGACGTAATATTTTGATGCTGATGGTAATCGCGATATTCTTTTCGTTTACGGCTGCTTCCTGGGCGAAAATGGTCAGCATCAAATCAGACAATGCCCGTATAAGGTCCGGCCCGGGGACCAGATATTCCGTTCTTTATGAGGTGTTTTCCGGCTATCCGCTCAAGGTGCTCAGGGAAAAGGGGAAATGGGCCAGGGTGGTTGACTTTGAAAGCGATATAGGGTGGGTATATCGCTCCCTTCTCTCAAAGACACGCACGGTTATCGTTTCCAAGAAGGGCGATAATATCAACGTCCGGTCCGGCCCGGGGATCAGATATAAAGTAAAGGGGCAGGCCGAGCACGGGGTGGTTTTCAGATTGCTGAAGAAGAAGGGAGGTTGGGTCAAGGTCAGACATGATAACGGCCTTACCGGCTGGATACATGGAAAATTGCTCTGGGGTGATTAG
- a CDS encoding M23 family metallopeptidase, whose product MIKKGAAAAVLCLWVTVLGALFVSLNYLKTEVLPSGEHDSPECAIVSKIISGALRGTETFYDSLRRHRVPAEAIKTVIGSLSELIDFRRCKPGVQYEIELSPAGDVVRCRYSVSPVEVYTLKKEKDNYSVYAEDVEIERHIVKLSGEITSSLFESFGESGEDDRLILAFAEIFASDIDFNTEPQPGDRFSMIFEKYFKGDQLVGYGHILAARYETASDTYEAYYHARPGEKGAYYDTQGKSLGKHFLRSPVPFSRLTSGFSRSRRHPVLGINRPHLGIDLAAPTGTPVLAAADGVVVFSGRRGGYGNQVVLNHPGGYETYYGHLSRFARGIKAGASVKQRETIGFVGATGLATGPHLDYRIKAKGAFRNPFSLRFRPKMVLRERSLGRFLARKEELSDIIGMAAPRYEKSLGSCKASQVSLI is encoded by the coding sequence ATGATAAAAAAGGGTGCTGCGGCAGCCGTCCTGTGCCTGTGGGTTACGGTGTTAGGCGCCCTGTTTGTATCACTCAACTACCTGAAAACAGAGGTCCTTCCTTCCGGGGAGCACGATTCTCCGGAATGCGCCATAGTCTCTAAAATTATATCGGGCGCTTTGAGGGGAACGGAAACGTTTTACGACTCTCTGAGGAGACACCGTGTACCGGCTGAGGCAATAAAAACCGTTATAGGTTCCTTGTCCGAGTTGATCGACTTCCGAAGGTGCAAACCCGGCGTACAGTATGAAATTGAACTTTCCCCGGCCGGCGATGTAGTCCGGTGCCGGTACAGCGTCAGCCCCGTGGAAGTCTATACCCTGAAAAAGGAAAAGGATAATTACAGTGTCTATGCGGAAGATGTTGAGATCGAAAGACACATTGTGAAACTTTCCGGTGAAATAACATCTTCTCTATTTGAGTCATTTGGGGAGTCAGGTGAAGATGACCGCCTGATCCTGGCCTTTGCAGAGATATTCGCCTCTGACATCGATTTTAACACTGAACCGCAGCCCGGAGACCGCTTCTCCATGATCTTTGAAAAATATTTCAAGGGCGATCAACTGGTCGGCTATGGACATATACTGGCAGCGCGATACGAAACAGCGTCAGACACTTACGAGGCTTATTATCATGCACGCCCCGGTGAAAAGGGCGCCTACTATGACACGCAGGGCAAATCCCTCGGCAAGCATTTCCTGCGCTCTCCGGTGCCGTTCAGCCGCCTGACATCAGGTTTCAGCCGAAGCAGAAGACATCCTGTCCTGGGGATAAACAGACCGCACCTGGGAATAGACTTGGCCGCCCCTACCGGGACGCCGGTTCTGGCGGCAGCAGACGGTGTGGTTGTCTTTAGCGGACGGCGCGGCGGATACGGAAACCAGGTCGTTCTTAACCATCCCGGTGGGTACGAGACCTATTACGGTCACCTGTCCCGTTTTGCCCGAGGAATAAAAGCCGGGGCAAGCGTAAAACAAAGAGAGACCATAGGCTTTGTTGGGGCTACCGGATTAGCGACCGGCCCCCATCTCGATTACCGGATAAAGGCAAAGGGCGCCTTCCGCAATCCATTTTCTTTGCGTTTCAGGCCAAAGATGGTTTTAAGGGAACGATCGCTTGGCCGCTTTTTGGCCAGGAAAGAAGAACTGTCGGACATAATAGGTATGGCCGCCCCTCGCTATGAGAAAAGTCTCGGTAGCTGCAAGGCCAGCCAGGTCTCTCTCATTTAA
- a CDS encoding SUMF1/EgtB/PvdO family nonheme iron enzyme, whose amino-acid sequence MNLHDMLKGKSVADGKIDLHKHISEVKDHAARWLEGIPKNAIDHSRRLEDYLNRLIPDEFKKRLKPAEIFILLYAVYLHDIGYRNKDGTIESRDHPLRSKQYILENPDKYLFDRFPCMNPGEPPLAAQAVAEVCYGHASESLCRLEDIQYDFGDACLCQEPINLRRIAALLRLADEMDQAYVRLGPSFFRKHISLVDIGQGIVRWYWQGDEGVGKVLHEQADKINEVLEPVNRWLSEWELPKTTVVLDPRVKKPPPPPPPPGPEDYEKFIPKHYIPPRCQDEEGKDKGLLHSYVQDWLNNLGRKVLVVLGDFGIGKTSFCYKFASDLTGSRAPVLIELRTMREKKNLHWQELIKREIDDRRPSSEDILLILDGFDEVSLRFDKEQVLREIESLSKSTRDFAKVIFTSRTQFFRDVQEEREMLFREPGRPSRGPVPLPYPERFERIYISPFSDVDIKAYLELELGKKGASHFWSNVIEKVFDLKDLAKRPILLELIARHSEDIRQIKGAVTAGKVYGAVTEAWRRREGERAPENIMLFMEELAYRMFTRQEKQLHFRTLREAIDSYFDDSTKRKLKLSLDNLDYQIRTSAFLKRNDAEGYYAFAHRSFVEYFVARKLSREIPENKAQEIEITDEIALFVSELIDPSVYERVESPQGAEVPEDMVYIPPGQFIMGQGDNIRIRSLEKGFLIDKHPVTNAQFCAFLNERGNQSEGGVEWINLAGGYEKERCRVKKDGDRFEVEPGYEEYPVIYVTWYGARAYAKWAGKRLPAEEEWEKAARGIDGRAYPWGDEFDKEKCNTAESGILETTPVGKYPDGASPYGCLDMAGNVWEWTDSWYDEENDLKVLRGGSWLINWGDARCAYRDGASQCMGTASSGFVAPGPYK is encoded by the coding sequence ATGAACCTTCATGACATGCTCAAAGGGAAAAGCGTTGCAGACGGGAAGATAGATCTGCATAAGCACATCTCCGAGGTAAAGGACCACGCGGCAAGATGGCTTGAAGGGATCCCCAAGAATGCTATAGATCATTCCCGAAGACTGGAAGATTACTTAAATCGCTTGATCCCGGACGAGTTTAAGAAACGGCTCAAGCCTGCTGAGATATTCATCCTCCTGTATGCTGTCTATCTCCACGACATCGGCTACCGGAACAAAGATGGCACCATAGAATCCCGAGACCATCCCCTGCGGAGCAAGCAGTACATACTAGAGAACCCAGACAAATACCTTTTTGACCGATTTCCCTGCATGAATCCGGGAGAGCCGCCCTTGGCAGCTCAGGCAGTAGCGGAGGTCTGCTATGGCCATGCATCTGAATCACTGTGCCGTCTTGAGGATATCCAATATGACTTTGGAGATGCCTGTCTGTGCCAGGAACCCATAAATCTCCGGCGGATTGCGGCGCTTCTCAGACTTGCCGATGAAATGGACCAAGCTTATGTACGCCTGGGACCTTCTTTCTTTAGAAAACATATCTCCTTGGTTGACATCGGTCAGGGTATTGTAAGATGGTATTGGCAAGGTGACGAAGGCGTTGGGAAAGTCCTTCATGAACAGGCAGACAAGATTAACGAAGTCCTTGAACCGGTGAACAGATGGCTCTCTGAATGGGAACTTCCAAAAACGACCGTTGTTTTAGACCCACGGGTGAAGAAGCCACCGCCACCGCCTCCACCTCCAGGGCCTGAAGACTACGAGAAATTCATCCCTAAACACTATATTCCTCCAAGATGCCAGGATGAAGAGGGAAAAGATAAAGGACTTCTTCACAGCTATGTGCAGGACTGGCTGAACAACCTCGGCCGTAAGGTCCTAGTCGTGCTTGGTGACTTCGGGATTGGAAAGACGTCTTTCTGTTACAAATTTGCCTCTGATCTCACTGGCTCCCGTGCCCCGGTCTTGATCGAACTCCGGACGATGCGCGAGAAAAAGAATCTCCACTGGCAAGAACTGATCAAGCGGGAGATAGACGACCGGAGGCCCTCGTCTGAAGATATTCTATTGATCCTGGACGGATTTGACGAAGTCTCCCTGAGATTTGATAAGGAACAGGTCCTCAGAGAAATCGAGAGTCTCTCGAAGAGTACGAGAGACTTCGCCAAGGTGATTTTCACCAGCCGGACCCAGTTCTTCCGGGACGTGCAGGAAGAACGGGAGATGTTATTTCGTGAGCCGGGCAGACCTTCCAGGGGCCCCGTACCCCTACCTTACCCGGAGAGATTTGAGAGGATATATATCTCTCCCTTCAGCGATGTAGATATCAAGGCCTACTTGGAACTTGAACTCGGTAAAAAGGGGGCCTCGCACTTCTGGAGCAACGTTATAGAGAAGGTTTTTGATCTGAAGGACCTGGCCAAGCGTCCTATTCTCCTGGAACTCATAGCCAGGCACTCTGAAGATATCAGGCAGATAAAGGGCGCAGTTACCGCCGGCAAGGTCTATGGAGCCGTTACCGAGGCCTGGAGAAGGCGGGAGGGAGAGCGTGCGCCGGAAAACATCATGCTTTTCATGGAGGAGCTGGCCTACCGGATGTTTACCAGGCAAGAAAAACAGCTCCATTTCAGGACTCTAAGGGAAGCTATCGACTCATACTTTGACGATAGTACTAAGAGAAAGCTCAAGTTGTCTCTCGACAACCTGGATTACCAGATACGCACATCTGCGTTTCTCAAACGCAATGACGCCGAGGGTTACTACGCCTTTGCCCACCGCTCTTTTGTTGAATATTTTGTGGCCAGGAAGCTATCGAGGGAGATACCGGAAAACAAGGCCCAGGAGATAGAGATCACCGATGAGATAGCCCTTTTTGTCTCGGAACTCATAGACCCTTCGGTCTACGAAAGGGTTGAATCACCGCAAGGCGCTGAGGTTCCCGAGGACATGGTCTACATCCCGCCCGGGCAGTTTATCATGGGCCAAGGAGATAACATCCGGATAAGGAGCCTGGAGAAGGGATTTCTTATAGATAAGCATCCCGTAACTAACGCCCAATTCTGCGCCTTCCTCAACGAGCGCGGCAATCAGAGTGAAGGCGGCGTGGAGTGGATTAACCTGGCAGGGGGTTATGAGAAGGAGAGATGCCGGGTAAAGAAGGACGGCGATCGCTTTGAAGTGGAGCCTGGCTATGAAGAGTATCCAGTTATCTACGTGACCTGGTACGGGGCGAGGGCCTATGCAAAGTGGGCTGGAAAGAGATTACCGGCAGAGGAAGAATGGGAGAAGGCGGCCAGGGGAATAGATGGGCGCGCTTACCCGTGGGGAGACGAGTTTGATAAGGAAAAATGCAACACAGCGGAGTCAGGTATCTTGGAAACGACACCGGTTGGCAAATATCCGGACGGCGCAAGCCCTTATGGTTGCCTGGATATGGCTGGAAATGTCTGGGAATGGACTGATAGCTGGTACGATGAAGAAAATGACTTAAAGGTGCTGCGGGGCGGTTCGTGGCTCATCAATTGGGGCGATGCCCGGTGCGCTTATCGCGACGGGGCCTCCCAGTGTATGGGGACGGCATCATCGGGTTTCGTTGCGCCAGGACCTTATAAATAA
- the avd gene encoding diversity-generating retroelement protein Avd, whose protein sequence is MPQEVDAITKLYDFILWMIPKLEKYPRSQKFLLADRIENLMLDTLELLIDAAYSKKKGELLRSANLELEKLRYLVRLSKDLKLLNVKEYEFSSRSINEIGTSIGGWLKYTRRENLQ, encoded by the coding sequence ATGCCGCAGGAAGTTGACGCCATAACCAAGCTCTATGACTTCATCCTCTGGATGATTCCCAAGCTTGAAAAATATCCCAGGAGCCAGAAGTTTCTCCTGGCGGATAGGATAGAGAACCTGATGCTCGACACCCTCGAACTCCTAATCGATGCGGCATACTCCAAGAAGAAAGGGGAATTACTACGGTCAGCGAACTTGGAGCTTGAGAAGCTGAGGTATCTGGTGCGGCTGTCTAAAGACCTCAAGCTCCTCAACGTCAAAGAATATGAGTTTTCCTCCCGCTCCATTAATGAGATAGGGACTTCCATCGGCGGCTGGCTGAAATACACACGACGTGAAAACCTACAATAG